In one Nicotiana tomentosiformis chromosome 6, ASM39032v3, whole genome shotgun sequence genomic region, the following are encoded:
- the LOC104096546 gene encoding histone H3.2-like: MARTKQTARKSTGGKAPRKQLATKAARKSAPATGGVKKPHRFRPGTVALREIRKYQKSTELLIRKLPFQRLVREIAQDFKTDLRFQSSAVAALQEATEAYLVGLFEDTNLCAIHAKRVTIMPKDIQLARRIRAERA, encoded by the coding sequence ATGGCTCGTACTAAGCAAACAGCTCGCAAATCAACAGGTGGTAAGGCTCCAAGGAAGCAGCTAGCTACAAAGGCTGCGAGAAAGTCAGCTCCGGCTACCGGAGGAGTGAAGAAACCTCACCGTTTCCGTCCCGGAACTGTAGCTTTAAGGGAAATTCGGAAGTACCAGAAATCGACAGAGTTGTTGATAAGAAAGTTGCCGTTTCAGAGGCTAGTGAGGGAAATAGCACAGGATTTCAAGACAGATCTGAGGTTCCAAAGCAGTGCTGTTGCTGCCCTACAAGAGGCTACTGAGGCTTACCTTGTTGGACTCTTTGAAGATACAAATCTCTGTGCCATTCACGCGAAAAGGGTCACTATCATGCCCAAGGACATTCAGCTCGCTAGGAGGATTCGTGCTGAAAGGGCTTAG